TCGTCGCCGATGCCGAGCATGCGGTCGCGTACGAGAAGTCTCATGGCGCATGACTACCCCGAACCGCCGCACTTCGGACATGGTCACGAGCGGTGGGACGGCGTCAGTAGCCGCGGGGCTGCTGGTCGGGGTCGACGACGGTCGTCTGGGCGACCGGCGGGACCACCGCCCTCCTGCGTCGGGCGATGCTGGTGAAGACGGCGACACCGATGAGGCCCACGGCCATCATGATGAGGCCGGTGACGGTGACGTTGAGCCCGTCCATCTCCCAGTCGGTCGCGAACGTGAGGATGGCACCCGCGGCGATCAGAAGTATGCATCCGCCGAGGCCCATGAGGACCGCCTCCCTGCGTAGTGGCTACGAAGCCTCCGAGTACCCGGAGGCTCCGTACCCACACAGGCATTCGGAGCTCAGCCCTCCAGGAACGCGACCAGCGCGTTGGCCAGCATGTGCGGGTCGTCGGCGCCGCACAGCTCGCGCACGCTGTGCATGGAGAGGATCGCGACGCCGATGTCGACCGTCTTGATGCCGTGG
The sequence above is a segment of the Streptomyces sp. Je 1-369 genome. Coding sequences within it:
- a CDS encoding DUF6458 family protein; the protein is MGLGGCILLIAAGAILTFATDWEMDGLNVTVTGLIMMAVGLIGVAVFTSIARRRRAVVPPVAQTTVVDPDQQPRGY